A window from Sceloporus undulatus isolate JIND9_A2432 ecotype Alabama chromosome 8, SceUnd_v1.1, whole genome shotgun sequence encodes these proteins:
- the PDPK1 gene encoding 3-phosphoinositide-dependent protein kinase 1 isoform X1, producing MASTGSPLYDAVPIQSSVVLCSCPSPPMVRNQAVSSPPPLAASAGSRPGLSMESAATEPRASAESLQQLPSQPRKKRPEDFKFTKILGEGSFSTVVLARELSTSREYAIKILEKRHIIKENKVPYVTRERDIMSRLDHPFFVKLYFTFQDDEKLYFGLSYAKNGELLKYIRKIGSFDETCTRFYTAEIVAALEYLHGKGIIHRDLKPENILLNGEMHIQITDFGTAKVLSADSKQARANSFVGTAQYVSPELLTEKSACKSSDLWALGCIVYQLVAGLPPFRAGNEYLIFQKIIKLEYEFPEKFFPKAKDLVEKLLVLDATKRLGCEEMRGYEPLKAHPFFDSITWENLHQQTPPKLTAYLPAMSEDDEDCYGNYDNLLSQFGCMQVSSSASSQSLSSPETSPPQTSDNNIEQYIHDLDSNSFELDLQFSEEEKRLLLAKQAGGNPWHQFVENNLILKMGPVDKRKGLFARRRQLLLTEGPHLYYVDPVNKVLKGEIPWSLELRPEAKNFKTFFVHTPNRTYYLMDPSGNAHKWCKKIQEVWRHRYHQNAAK from the exons ATGGCCAGCACCGGCAGCCCCCTG TACGATGCTGTTCCCATCCAGTCCAGTGTGGTTTTATGTTCCTGCCCATCGCCACCCATGGTGAGGAACCAGGCAGTTTCCAGCCCTCCGCCTCTAGCTGCCTCCGCTGGCAGCAGACCGGGTCTGAGCATGGAGAGCGCTGCGACGGAGCCCCGGGCAAGTGCAGAGTCCTTGCAGCAGCTGCCTTCCCAGCCGCGGAAGAAGCGGCCTGAGGACTTTAAGTTCACGAAGATTCTGGGTGAAGGCTCTTTCTCAACA GTTGTCTTGGCCAGAGAATTGTCTACCTCCAGAGAATATGCCA TTAAAATTCTGGAGAAGCGTCACATCATAAAAGAGAACAAGGTGCCCTACGTGACCCGAGAGAGAGACATCATGTCCCGCTTGGACCACCCTTTCTTTGTAAAACTCTACTTCACATTTCAGGATGATGAAAAGCTCT ATTTTGGACTCAGTTATGCCAAGAATGGGGAGCTTCTAAAATACATCCGCAAGATTGGCTCATTTGATGAGACATGTACAAGGTTTTACACGGCTGAAATTGTGGCTGCATTGGAGTACCTTCATGGAAAGGGAATTATTCACAG GGATCTGAAACCAGAGAACATTCTGCTGAATGGAGAGATGCACATTCAGATCACAGACTTTGGGACAGCAAAAGTAttatctgcagacagcaagcaaG CCCGGGCAAACTCCTTTGTTGGGACGGCCCAGTATGTGTCTCCCGAACTCTTAACAGAGAAGTCTGCCTGCAAAAG TTCTGACCTGTGGGCGCTCGGCTGCATCGTCTATCAGCTTGTGGCAGGGCTTCCACCATTTAGAGCTGG GAATGAATATCTTATATTTCAAAAGATAATCAAGTTGGAATATGAATTCCCAGAGAAGTTCTTTCCTAAAGCAAAAGACCTCGTAGAAAAGCTTTTG GTTCTAGATGCTACCAAGCGGTTAGGCTGTGAAGAAATGAGAGGCTATGAACCACTCAAGGCTCACCCTTTTTTCGATTCCATTACCTGGGAGAATTTGCACCAGCAGACGCCACCCAAACTCACAGCATACTTGCCCGCCATGTCAGAAGATGATGAGGATTGCTATGGCAAT TATGACAATCTCCTGAGTCAGTTTGGCTGCATGCAAGTTTCCAGCTCGGCCTCTTCTCAGTCCCTGTCTTCCCCGGAGACATCTCCTCCACAGACCTCGGACAACAACATTGAGCAGTATATCCATGACCTTGACAGCAACTCCTTTGAACTGGACCTTCAGTTTTCTGAAGAAGAGAAAAGGTTGCTGTTGGCAAAACAGGCAGGTGGAAACCCATG GCACCAGTTCGTAGAAAATAATCTAATACTGAAAATGGGTCCTGTAGACAAGCGGAAG GGCCTGTTTGCTCGCCGGCGCCAGCTGCTGCTCACTGAAGGGCCCCACTTGTATTATGTGGATCCCGTCAACAAGGTTCTGAAAGGGGAGATCCCATGGTCCCTGGAGCTGCGGCCAGAAGCCAAGAACTTCAAGACCTTCTTTGTTCACACA CCTAACAGGACGTACTACCTGATGGATCCTAGTGGGAATGCTCACAAATGGTGCAAAAAGATTCAAGAGGTTTGGCGACACAGATACCACCAGAACGCTGCGAAATGA
- the PDPK1 gene encoding 3-phosphoinositide-dependent protein kinase 1 isoform X2, with translation MVRNQAVSSPPPLAASAGSRPGLSMESAATEPRASAESLQQLPSQPRKKRPEDFKFTKILGEGSFSTVVLARELSTSREYAIKILEKRHIIKENKVPYVTRERDIMSRLDHPFFVKLYFTFQDDEKLYFGLSYAKNGELLKYIRKIGSFDETCTRFYTAEIVAALEYLHGKGIIHRDLKPENILLNGEMHIQITDFGTAKVLSADSKQARANSFVGTAQYVSPELLTEKSACKSSDLWALGCIVYQLVAGLPPFRAGNEYLIFQKIIKLEYEFPEKFFPKAKDLVEKLLVLDATKRLGCEEMRGYEPLKAHPFFDSITWENLHQQTPPKLTAYLPAMSEDDEDCYGNYDNLLSQFGCMQVSSSASSQSLSSPETSPPQTSDNNIEQYIHDLDSNSFELDLQFSEEEKRLLLAKQAGGNPWHQFVENNLILKMGPVDKRKGLFARRRQLLLTEGPHLYYVDPVNKVLKGEIPWSLELRPEAKNFKTFFVHTPNRTYYLMDPSGNAHKWCKKIQEVWRHRYHQNAAK, from the exons ATGGTGAGGAACCAGGCAGTTTCCAGCCCTCCGCCTCTAGCTGCCTCCGCTGGCAGCAGACCGGGTCTGAGCATGGAGAGCGCTGCGACGGAGCCCCGGGCAAGTGCAGAGTCCTTGCAGCAGCTGCCTTCCCAGCCGCGGAAGAAGCGGCCTGAGGACTTTAAGTTCACGAAGATTCTGGGTGAAGGCTCTTTCTCAACA GTTGTCTTGGCCAGAGAATTGTCTACCTCCAGAGAATATGCCA TTAAAATTCTGGAGAAGCGTCACATCATAAAAGAGAACAAGGTGCCCTACGTGACCCGAGAGAGAGACATCATGTCCCGCTTGGACCACCCTTTCTTTGTAAAACTCTACTTCACATTTCAGGATGATGAAAAGCTCT ATTTTGGACTCAGTTATGCCAAGAATGGGGAGCTTCTAAAATACATCCGCAAGATTGGCTCATTTGATGAGACATGTACAAGGTTTTACACGGCTGAAATTGTGGCTGCATTGGAGTACCTTCATGGAAAGGGAATTATTCACAG GGATCTGAAACCAGAGAACATTCTGCTGAATGGAGAGATGCACATTCAGATCACAGACTTTGGGACAGCAAAAGTAttatctgcagacagcaagcaaG CCCGGGCAAACTCCTTTGTTGGGACGGCCCAGTATGTGTCTCCCGAACTCTTAACAGAGAAGTCTGCCTGCAAAAG TTCTGACCTGTGGGCGCTCGGCTGCATCGTCTATCAGCTTGTGGCAGGGCTTCCACCATTTAGAGCTGG GAATGAATATCTTATATTTCAAAAGATAATCAAGTTGGAATATGAATTCCCAGAGAAGTTCTTTCCTAAAGCAAAAGACCTCGTAGAAAAGCTTTTG GTTCTAGATGCTACCAAGCGGTTAGGCTGTGAAGAAATGAGAGGCTATGAACCACTCAAGGCTCACCCTTTTTTCGATTCCATTACCTGGGAGAATTTGCACCAGCAGACGCCACCCAAACTCACAGCATACTTGCCCGCCATGTCAGAAGATGATGAGGATTGCTATGGCAAT TATGACAATCTCCTGAGTCAGTTTGGCTGCATGCAAGTTTCCAGCTCGGCCTCTTCTCAGTCCCTGTCTTCCCCGGAGACATCTCCTCCACAGACCTCGGACAACAACATTGAGCAGTATATCCATGACCTTGACAGCAACTCCTTTGAACTGGACCTTCAGTTTTCTGAAGAAGAGAAAAGGTTGCTGTTGGCAAAACAGGCAGGTGGAAACCCATG GCACCAGTTCGTAGAAAATAATCTAATACTGAAAATGGGTCCTGTAGACAAGCGGAAG GGCCTGTTTGCTCGCCGGCGCCAGCTGCTGCTCACTGAAGGGCCCCACTTGTATTATGTGGATCCCGTCAACAAGGTTCTGAAAGGGGAGATCCCATGGTCCCTGGAGCTGCGGCCAGAAGCCAAGAACTTCAAGACCTTCTTTGTTCACACA CCTAACAGGACGTACTACCTGATGGATCCTAGTGGGAATGCTCACAAATGGTGCAAAAAGATTCAAGAGGTTTGGCGACACAGATACCACCAGAACGCTGCGAAATGA
- the KCTD5 gene encoding BTB/POZ domain-containing protein KCTD5 isoform X3, giving the protein MEGARRTSGAHAPQWPWGGADAFQGGPSSGAEPGWRRRALARCPRPCVRLRRLLRAFPGGPPRPLPPPPLLLPPPPPPLLPAAAAAEEARAPLPLGPPRPLRPRRPPPPPPRCPAPAPGKWVRLNVGGTCFLSTRQTLCRDPRSFLFRLCQAGPDLDSDKDESGAYLIDRDPTYFGPVLNYLRHGKLVINKDLAEEGVLEEAEFYNITSLIKLVKEKIRERDSKTSQVPIKHVYRVLQCQEEELTQMVSTMSDGWKFEQLVSIGSSYNYGNEDQAEFLCVVSKELHNTPYGTASEPSEKAKSEDEETDYNVNDSD; this is encoded by the exons ATGGAGGGGGCCCGCCGGACTTCCGGTGCGCATGCGCCGCAGTGGCCCTGGGGCGGAGCGGACGCCTTTCAGGGCGGACCTAGTTCCGGCGCGGAGCCAGGATGGCGGCGGAGAGCCCTTGCCCGCTGCCCGAGACCATGCGTCCGGCTCCGGCGGCTTCTGAGGGCCTTTCCAGGCGGCCCCCCTCGCccccttcctccgcctcctcttctccttcctcctcctcctcctcctcttcttcctgccgccgccgccgccgaggaAGCTCGGGCTCCTCTTCCGCTTGGTCCCCCTCGGCCTCTCCGCCCCcggcgccctcctcctccccccccgcGCTGCCCGGCTCCGGCTCCCGGGAAGTGGGTCCGTCTGAACGTGGGCGGGACGTGCTTCCTGAGCACCCGGCAGACCCTCTGCCGCGACCCCAGGAGCTTCCTCTTCCGCCTCTGCCAGGCCGGCCCCGACCTCGACTCCGACAAG GACGAGAGCGGCGCCTACCTGATCGACAGGGACCCCACCTACTTCGGGCCGGTCCTCAACTACCTCCGCCACGGGAAGCTGGTTATCAACAAGGACCTCGCCGAGGAAG GGGTCCTGGAGGAAGCCGAGTTCTACAACATCACGTCCCTCATCAAGCTTGTGAAGGAGAAGATCCGGGAAAGGGACAGCAAGACCTCCCAG GTGCCCATCAAACACGTTTACCGGGTGCTGCAGTGCCAGGAGGAAGAGCTGACGCAGATGGTCTCCACTATGTCTGATGGCTGGAAGTTTGAACAG ctGGTTAGCATTGGGTCCTCTTACAACTATGGGAACGAAGACCAGGCTGAATTTCTGTGTGTCGTCTCCAAGGAACTGCATAACACTCCATATGGCACAGCCAGTGAGCCCAGCGAGAAAGCAAAG AGTGAAGATGAGGAGACGGATTACAATGTGAATGACTCAGATTAA
- the KCTD5 gene encoding BTB/POZ domain-containing protein KCTD5 isoform X2 — protein MEGARRTSGAHAPQWPWGGADAFQGGPSSGAEPGWRRRALARCPRPCVRLRRLLRAFPGGPPRPLPPPPLLLPPPPPPLLPAAAAAEEARAPLPLGPPRPLRPRRPPPPPPRCPAPAPGKWVRLNVGGTCFLSTRQTLCRDPRSFLFRLCQAGPDLDSDKDESGAYLIDRDPTYFGPVLNYLRHGKLVINKDLAEEGVLEEAEFYNITSLIKLVKEKIRERDSKTSQVPIKHVYRVLQCQEEELTQMVSTMSDGWKFEQLVSIGSSYNYGNEDQAEFLCVVSKELHNTPYGTASEPSEKAKKDCDAQETCKKDSSKRA, from the exons ATGGAGGGGGCCCGCCGGACTTCCGGTGCGCATGCGCCGCAGTGGCCCTGGGGCGGAGCGGACGCCTTTCAGGGCGGACCTAGTTCCGGCGCGGAGCCAGGATGGCGGCGGAGAGCCCTTGCCCGCTGCCCGAGACCATGCGTCCGGCTCCGGCGGCTTCTGAGGGCCTTTCCAGGCGGCCCCCCTCGCccccttcctccgcctcctcttctccttcctcctcctcctcctcctcttcttcctgccgccgccgccgccgaggaAGCTCGGGCTCCTCTTCCGCTTGGTCCCCCTCGGCCTCTCCGCCCCcggcgccctcctcctccccccccgcGCTGCCCGGCTCCGGCTCCCGGGAAGTGGGTCCGTCTGAACGTGGGCGGGACGTGCTTCCTGAGCACCCGGCAGACCCTCTGCCGCGACCCCAGGAGCTTCCTCTTCCGCCTCTGCCAGGCCGGCCCCGACCTCGACTCCGACAAG GACGAGAGCGGCGCCTACCTGATCGACAGGGACCCCACCTACTTCGGGCCGGTCCTCAACTACCTCCGCCACGGGAAGCTGGTTATCAACAAGGACCTCGCCGAGGAAG GGGTCCTGGAGGAAGCCGAGTTCTACAACATCACGTCCCTCATCAAGCTTGTGAAGGAGAAGATCCGGGAAAGGGACAGCAAGACCTCCCAG GTGCCCATCAAACACGTTTACCGGGTGCTGCAGTGCCAGGAGGAAGAGCTGACGCAGATGGTCTCCACTATGTCTGATGGCTGGAAGTTTGAACAG ctGGTTAGCATTGGGTCCTCTTACAACTATGGGAACGAAGACCAGGCTGAATTTCTGTGTGTCGTCTCCAAGGAACTGCATAACACTCCATATGGCACAGCCAGTGAGCCCAGCGAGAAAGCAAAG AAGGACTGTGACGCTCAAGAGACTTGCAAAAAAGATTCCAGCAAAAGGGCCTGA
- the KCTD5 gene encoding BTB/POZ domain-containing protein KCTD5 isoform X4: protein MEGARRTSGAHAPQWPWGGADAFQGGPSSGAEPGWRRRALARCPRPCVRLRRLLRAFPGGPPRPLPPPPLLLPPPPPPLLPAAAAAEEARAPLPLGPPRPLRPRRPPPPPPRCPAPAPGKWVRLNVGGTCFLSTRQTLCRDPRSFLFRLCQAGPDLDSDKDESGAYLIDRDPTYFGPVLNYLRHGKLVINKDLAEEGVLEEAEFYNITSLIKLVKEKIRERDSKTSQVPIKHVYRVLQCQEEELTQMVSTMSDGWKFEQLVSIGSSYNYGNEDQAEFLCVVSKELHNTPYGTASEPSEKAKILQERGSRM from the exons ATGGAGGGGGCCCGCCGGACTTCCGGTGCGCATGCGCCGCAGTGGCCCTGGGGCGGAGCGGACGCCTTTCAGGGCGGACCTAGTTCCGGCGCGGAGCCAGGATGGCGGCGGAGAGCCCTTGCCCGCTGCCCGAGACCATGCGTCCGGCTCCGGCGGCTTCTGAGGGCCTTTCCAGGCGGCCCCCCTCGCccccttcctccgcctcctcttctccttcctcctcctcctcctcctcttcttcctgccgccgccgccgccgaggaAGCTCGGGCTCCTCTTCCGCTTGGTCCCCCTCGGCCTCTCCGCCCCcggcgccctcctcctccccccccgcGCTGCCCGGCTCCGGCTCCCGGGAAGTGGGTCCGTCTGAACGTGGGCGGGACGTGCTTCCTGAGCACCCGGCAGACCCTCTGCCGCGACCCCAGGAGCTTCCTCTTCCGCCTCTGCCAGGCCGGCCCCGACCTCGACTCCGACAAG GACGAGAGCGGCGCCTACCTGATCGACAGGGACCCCACCTACTTCGGGCCGGTCCTCAACTACCTCCGCCACGGGAAGCTGGTTATCAACAAGGACCTCGCCGAGGAAG GGGTCCTGGAGGAAGCCGAGTTCTACAACATCACGTCCCTCATCAAGCTTGTGAAGGAGAAGATCCGGGAAAGGGACAGCAAGACCTCCCAG GTGCCCATCAAACACGTTTACCGGGTGCTGCAGTGCCAGGAGGAAGAGCTGACGCAGATGGTCTCCACTATGTCTGATGGCTGGAAGTTTGAACAG ctGGTTAGCATTGGGTCCTCTTACAACTATGGGAACGAAGACCAGGCTGAATTTCTGTGTGTCGTCTCCAAGGAACTGCATAACACTCCATATGGCACAGCCAGTGAGCCCAGCGAGAAAGCAAAG ATCTTGCAAGAGCGCGGTTCGAGGATGTAG
- the KCTD5 gene encoding BTB/POZ domain-containing protein KCTD5 isoform X1 encodes MEGARRTSGAHAPQWPWGGADAFQGGPSSGAEPGWRRRALARCPRPCVRLRRLLRAFPGGPPRPLPPPPLLLPPPPPPLLPAAAAAEEARAPLPLGPPRPLRPRRPPPPPPRCPAPAPGKWVRLNVGGTCFLSTRQTLCRDPRSFLFRLCQAGPDLDSDKDESGAYLIDRDPTYFGPVLNYLRHGKLVINKDLAEEGVLEEAEFYNITSLIKLVKEKIRERDSKTSQVPIKHVYRVLQCQEEELTQMVSTMSDGWKFEQLVSIGSSYNYGNEDQAEFLCVVSKELHNTPYGTASEPSEKAKEEARLRIKQATGTLSIWSCCSPAELLQCLGCRVSEEHQEAVEMLNAWNRQDSKGQCAAVGLGKGQECGWRRHFLKTKCIYASFFEKKMLLKIEGFFYFQHKATRSVVCYCKLTFIKKTVSVGKLNTCQRKKEM; translated from the exons ATGGAGGGGGCCCGCCGGACTTCCGGTGCGCATGCGCCGCAGTGGCCCTGGGGCGGAGCGGACGCCTTTCAGGGCGGACCTAGTTCCGGCGCGGAGCCAGGATGGCGGCGGAGAGCCCTTGCCCGCTGCCCGAGACCATGCGTCCGGCTCCGGCGGCTTCTGAGGGCCTTTCCAGGCGGCCCCCCTCGCccccttcctccgcctcctcttctccttcctcctcctcctcctcctcttcttcctgccgccgccgccgccgaggaAGCTCGGGCTCCTCTTCCGCTTGGTCCCCCTCGGCCTCTCCGCCCCcggcgccctcctcctccccccccgcGCTGCCCGGCTCCGGCTCCCGGGAAGTGGGTCCGTCTGAACGTGGGCGGGACGTGCTTCCTGAGCACCCGGCAGACCCTCTGCCGCGACCCCAGGAGCTTCCTCTTCCGCCTCTGCCAGGCCGGCCCCGACCTCGACTCCGACAAG GACGAGAGCGGCGCCTACCTGATCGACAGGGACCCCACCTACTTCGGGCCGGTCCTCAACTACCTCCGCCACGGGAAGCTGGTTATCAACAAGGACCTCGCCGAGGAAG GGGTCCTGGAGGAAGCCGAGTTCTACAACATCACGTCCCTCATCAAGCTTGTGAAGGAGAAGATCCGGGAAAGGGACAGCAAGACCTCCCAG GTGCCCATCAAACACGTTTACCGGGTGCTGCAGTGCCAGGAGGAAGAGCTGACGCAGATGGTCTCCACTATGTCTGATGGCTGGAAGTTTGAACAG ctGGTTAGCATTGGGTCCTCTTACAACTATGGGAACGAAGACCAGGCTGAATTTCTGTGTGTCGTCTCCAAGGAACTGCATAACACTCCATATGGCACAGCCAGTGAGCCCAGCGAGAAAGCAAAG GAAGAGGCTCGGCTGAGGATCAAACAAGCCACTGGCACACTTTCCATATGGAGTTGTTGCTCTCCTGCTGAGCTGCTGCAGTGTTTGGGGTGCAGAGTGAGTGAAGAGCACCAGGAAGCTGTTGAGATGCTGAATGCGTGGAACAGACAAGACTCTAAAGGCCAGTGTGCAGCTGTTGGACTGGGCAAGGGGCAGGAGTGTGGCTGGAGAAGGCATTTTTTAAAGACCAAGTGCATTTATgcatctttttttgaaaaaaaaatgcttttaaagattgagggatttttttattttcagcatAAAGCAACCAGATCTGTTGTCTGTTACTGCAAATTAACCTTCATTAAGAAAACAGTCAGTGTGGGGAAGCTGAACACAtgccaaaggaagaaagaaatgtaG